In a genomic window of Salmo trutta chromosome 32, fSalTru1.1, whole genome shotgun sequence:
- the LOC115171804 gene encoding transcription factor Sox-9-A-like isoform X1, whose protein sequence is MNLLDPFLKMTDEQEKCFSDAPSPSMSDDSVGSPCPSGSGSDTENTRPSDNHLLLGPDGVLGEFKKADQDKFPVCIRDAVSQVLKGYDWTLVPMPVRVNGSSKNKPHVKRPMNAFMVWAQAARRKLADQYPHLHNAELSKTLGKLWRLLNEGEKRPFVEEAERLRVQHKKDHPDYKYQPRRRKSVKNGQSEPEDGEQTHISSGDIFKALQQADSPASSMGEVHSPGEHSAGQSQGPPTPPTTPKTDLAAVKADLKREGRPLQEGTGRQLNIDFRDVDIGELSSDVISNIEAFDVNEFDQYLPPHGHPGMPGVNGAQTGYTSSYRGISASSIGQVGAGGHGWMSKQQQQHSISTLSGGGGIGGEQGQSQGRTTQIKTEQLSPSHYSEQQGSPPQHVTYGSFNLQHYSASSYPSITRAQYDYSDHQGGANSYYSHAGAQGSGLYSFSSYMSPSQRPMYTPIADPTGVPSVPTQTHSPQHWEQQPVYTQLSRP, encoded by the exons ATGAATCTACTCGACCCCTTCCTGAAGATGACAGACGAACAGGAGAAGTGTTTCTCTGACGCTCCAAGCCCCAGCATGTCTGACGATTCGGTCGGCTCGCCGTGCCCGTCCGGCTCCGGTTCCGACACCGAGAATACCAGGCCGTCCGATAATCATCTCTTACTGGGTCCAGACGGCGTGCTCGGCGAGTTCAAGAAGGCTGACCAAGACAAGTTCCCAGTATGTATCAGAGATGCGGTGTCTCAGGTGCTGAAGGGTTACGACTGGACCTTGGTGCCTATGCCCGTCCGAGTGAACGGCTCCAGCAAAAACAAGCCCCATGTCAAGAGACCCATGAACGCTTTCATGGTGTGGGCTCAAGCCGCCCGGAGGAAACTGGCGGACCAGTACCCACATCTCCACAATGCAGAACTCAGCAAAACCCTCGGGAAACTCTGGAG ATTACTCAACGAAGGCGAGAAGCGTCCGTTCGTAGAGGAGGCTGAACGCTTGAGGGTGCAGCACAAGAAAGATCACCCCGACTACAAGTACCAGCCCAGAAGGAGAAAATCCGTGAAGAACGGGCAGAGCGAGCCAGAGGACGGCGAGCAAACCCACATCTCTTCCGGTGACATCTTTAAAGCTCTCCAGCAAGCCGACTCACCCGCGTCCAGCATGGGCGAAGTGCATTCTCCCGGTGAACATTCAG CAGGCCAGTCCCAGGGCCCACCTACACCACCGACCACCCCCAAAACAGACCTGGCTGCAGTCAAGGCCGACCTGAAGCGTGAGGGCCGCCCCCTGCAAGAGGGCACGGGCCGCCAGCTCAACATCGACTTCCGGGACGTGGATATCGGCGAGCTGAGCAGCGACGTCATCTCCAACATCGAGGCCTTCGATGTCAATGAGTTCGACCAGTACCTGCCACCCCACGGGCACCCCGGCATGCCTGGCGTCAACGGCGCCCAGACGGGCTACACGAGCAGCTACCGCGGCATCAGCGCCAGTTCCATTGGCCAGGTGGGTGCTGGAGGACATGGCTGGATGtccaagcagcagcagcagcactccaTCTCCACCctgagtggaggtggaggtattGGGGGAGAGCAAGGCCAGAGCCAGGGGAGAACCACTCAGATAAAGACGGAGCAGCTGAGCCCCAGCCACTACAGTGAGCAGCAGGGCTCCCCTCCCCAGCATGTCACCTATGGTTCATTCAACCTGCAGCACTACAGCGCCTCATCCTACCCCTCCATTACCCGCGCCCAGTATGACTATTCTGATCACCAGGGCGGCGCCAACTCTTATTATAGCCATGCAGGTGCCCAAGGCTCAGGGCTCTATTCCTTCAGCAGCTATATGAGCCCCAGCCAGAGGCCCATGTATACCCCCATCGCCGACCCCACCGGAGTGCCCTCGGTGCCCACCCAGACCCACAGTCCACAGCACTGGGAGCAGCAGCCTGTCTACACCCAGCTCTCCAGGCCCTGA
- the LOC115171804 gene encoding transcription factor Sox-9-A-like isoform X2 yields the protein MNLLDPFLKMTDEQEKCFSDAPSPSMSDDSVGSPCPSGSGSDTENTRPSDNHLLLGPDGVLGEFKKADQDKFPVCIRDAVSQVLKGYDWTLVPMPVRVNGSSKNKPHVKRPMNAFMVWAQAARRKLADQYPHLHNAELSKTLGKLWRLLNEGEKRPFVEEAERLRVQHKKDHPDYKYQPRRRKSVKNGQSEPEDGEQTHISSGDIFKALQQADSPASSMGEVHSPGEHSGQSQGPPTPPTTPKTDLAAVKADLKREGRPLQEGTGRQLNIDFRDVDIGELSSDVISNIEAFDVNEFDQYLPPHGHPGMPGVNGAQTGYTSSYRGISASSIGQVGAGGHGWMSKQQQQHSISTLSGGGGIGGEQGQSQGRTTQIKTEQLSPSHYSEQQGSPPQHVTYGSFNLQHYSASSYPSITRAQYDYSDHQGGANSYYSHAGAQGSGLYSFSSYMSPSQRPMYTPIADPTGVPSVPTQTHSPQHWEQQPVYTQLSRP from the exons ATGAATCTACTCGACCCCTTCCTGAAGATGACAGACGAACAGGAGAAGTGTTTCTCTGACGCTCCAAGCCCCAGCATGTCTGACGATTCGGTCGGCTCGCCGTGCCCGTCCGGCTCCGGTTCCGACACCGAGAATACCAGGCCGTCCGATAATCATCTCTTACTGGGTCCAGACGGCGTGCTCGGCGAGTTCAAGAAGGCTGACCAAGACAAGTTCCCAGTATGTATCAGAGATGCGGTGTCTCAGGTGCTGAAGGGTTACGACTGGACCTTGGTGCCTATGCCCGTCCGAGTGAACGGCTCCAGCAAAAACAAGCCCCATGTCAAGAGACCCATGAACGCTTTCATGGTGTGGGCTCAAGCCGCCCGGAGGAAACTGGCGGACCAGTACCCACATCTCCACAATGCAGAACTCAGCAAAACCCTCGGGAAACTCTGGAG ATTACTCAACGAAGGCGAGAAGCGTCCGTTCGTAGAGGAGGCTGAACGCTTGAGGGTGCAGCACAAGAAAGATCACCCCGACTACAAGTACCAGCCCAGAAGGAGAAAATCCGTGAAGAACGGGCAGAGCGAGCCAGAGGACGGCGAGCAAACCCACATCTCTTCCGGTGACATCTTTAAAGCTCTCCAGCAAGCCGACTCACCCGCGTCCAGCATGGGCGAAGTGCATTCTCCCGGTGAACATTCAG GCCAGTCCCAGGGCCCACCTACACCACCGACCACCCCCAAAACAGACCTGGCTGCAGTCAAGGCCGACCTGAAGCGTGAGGGCCGCCCCCTGCAAGAGGGCACGGGCCGCCAGCTCAACATCGACTTCCGGGACGTGGATATCGGCGAGCTGAGCAGCGACGTCATCTCCAACATCGAGGCCTTCGATGTCAATGAGTTCGACCAGTACCTGCCACCCCACGGGCACCCCGGCATGCCTGGCGTCAACGGCGCCCAGACGGGCTACACGAGCAGCTACCGCGGCATCAGCGCCAGTTCCATTGGCCAGGTGGGTGCTGGAGGACATGGCTGGATGtccaagcagcagcagcagcactccaTCTCCACCctgagtggaggtggaggtattGGGGGAGAGCAAGGCCAGAGCCAGGGGAGAACCACTCAGATAAAGACGGAGCAGCTGAGCCCCAGCCACTACAGTGAGCAGCAGGGCTCCCCTCCCCAGCATGTCACCTATGGTTCATTCAACCTGCAGCACTACAGCGCCTCATCCTACCCCTCCATTACCCGCGCCCAGTATGACTATTCTGATCACCAGGGCGGCGCCAACTCTTATTATAGCCATGCAGGTGCCCAAGGCTCAGGGCTCTATTCCTTCAGCAGCTATATGAGCCCCAGCCAGAGGCCCATGTATACCCCCATCGCCGACCCCACCGGAGTGCCCTCGGTGCCCACCCAGACCCACAGTCCACAGCACTGGGAGCAGCAGCCTGTCTACACCCAGCTCTCCAGGCCCTGA